From Oryzias melastigma strain HK-1 linkage group LG15, ASM292280v2, whole genome shotgun sequence, one genomic window encodes:
- the LOC112162211 gene encoding monocarboxylate transporter 9, with the protein MTSSTKDLDGGWGWAIVAASFVAQLLAYGSPQSVGVLYPEWLHAFQEGKGMTAWVGSLVAGVGLIASPICSACVDNFGARPVTFFSGVMVAGGLMLSAFAPNIPFLMFSYGIVVGLGCGLVYSATLTITCQYFEKRRGLALGIVTTGTSIGAFIYATAQNELIVFFGLDGCLLIIGAVALNLMACAGFMRPLNMPGYYLKQKAALERHTEERLFCKLPLNELNITTGSAVTTTEKTPTVKELLITIDVKDLAIQIEKKKEGPFAGVAITKFIKEKQKAYSEYIHSMCEILQDQVMVAFCIGIFLFSLGAFPPVLFIEDVAQSEGLIEEVSVFPLVSIGAIATGVGKLVLGILVDIKWINCVYLYAFTMFAGGIALLLIPITKTYLGLQILSAVMGFFSGNWSITSYITTHIVGLEKLSQAHGILMFFGGFGIMLGPPVVGWFFDCTQSYDLAFFFSGSCVLLGACILLLLSLPCWKKKPADIDRPDIQYTCTCDKVASVS; encoded by the exons ATGACTTCATCTACTAAAGACCTGGATGGAGGTTGGGGATGGGCGATCGTCGCCGCATCCTTCGTGGCCCAGCTCCTGGCTTACGGGTCACCACAGTCGGTGGGCGTCCTGTACCCCGAGTGGCTGCACGCCTTCCAGGAGGGCAAAGGCATGACGGCCTGGGTGGGCTCTCTGGTGGCAGGAGTGGGATTAATAGCCA GTCCCATCTGCAGCGCCTGCGTCGACAACTTCGGGGCCCGACCTGTGACCTTCTTCAGCGGCGTGATGGTGGCCGGCGGCCTGATGCTTAGCGCCTTTGCGCCCAACATCccgtttctgatgttttcttaCGGGATCGTAGTCG GCCTCGGTTGCGGTCTCGTCTACTCTGCCACCCTGACAATCACCTGTCAGTATTTTGAAAAGAGACGTGGCCTGGCGCTGGGCATCGTCACCACAG GTACAAGTATTGGAGCATTCATCTACGCCACCGCTCAGAACGAGTTGATAGTGTTCTTCGGCCTGGATGGCTGCTTACTCATCATCGGAGCTGTCGCGCTGAACCTCATGGCCTGCGCCGGCTTCATGAGGCCCCTCAACATGCCGGGGTACTACCTCAAACAAAAAGCTGCTCTGGAACGCCACACGGAAGAGCGTCTATTCTGCAAGCTGCCACTGAACGAACTGAACATTACAACAGGTTCCGCTGTAACCACCACAGAGAAAACCCCCACCGTGAAGGAACTGCTCATAACCATCGACGTCAAAGACTTGGCCATACAGatagagaagaagaaagagggTCCCTTCGCAGGGGTAGCCATAACGAAATTCATCAAAGAGAAGCAGAAGGCTTACTCCGAGTACATTCATTCCATGTGTGAGATTCTGCAGGATCAAGTCATGGTGGCCTTTTGTATCGGCATCTTCCTCTTCAGTCTGGGTGCATTCCCGCCTGTGCTCTTCATCGAGGATGTGGCGCAGAGCGAAGGACTTATCGAAGAAGTTAGCGTCTTTCCTCTTGTGTCCATAGGGGCTATTGCCACTGGAGTAGGTAAACTTGTTCTGGGTATTCTGGTGGACATCAAATGGATTAACTGCGTTTATCTGTACGCCTTCACCATGTTTGCCGGAGGCATCGCGCTACTCCTCATCCCCATTACCAAAACGTACTTGGGACTGCAGATTCTGTCTGCCGTCATGGGATTCTTCTCTGGAAACTGGTCGATCACTTCCTACATTACCACTCATATTGTTGGCCTGGAGAAACTGTCACAAGCTCACGGCATCCTCATGTTCTTCGGTGGATTCGGGATCATGCTTGGACCCCCAGTTGTAG gtTGGTTCTTTGACTGCACTCAGTCCTACGATTTGGCGTTTTTCTTCAGCGGGAGCTGTGTGTTGTTAGGAGCGTGCATTCTTCTCCTGCTCAGCCTTCCCTGCTGGAAAAAGAAACCCGCTGACATCGATCGACCGGACATCCAGTATACTTGCACATGTGACAAAGTCGCCTCTGTATCTTGA